A window from Setaria italica strain Yugu1 chromosome VIII, Setaria_italica_v2.0, whole genome shotgun sequence encodes these proteins:
- the LOC101760938 gene encoding cysteine-rich repeat secretory protein 38-like — MDSARLLLLIAVASLGGAAAADDHLVFSNYTCSAPGNYTSNSPYARNLARLLAPLSRPAAVDNWLFHQITVYGTTTPDDQASGLAMCFADSAPDRCRTCLATVSSAHALFPACDHSRNVSFISSDGCVIRYAAGGVTPFFVSSAADDASGARLVLRSRTQAADAAAMRDARRVLLSRLAESAAGDDDRRFAAGNQGYMDAAGRGTWQVIYGMAQCTRDLPPAECSGCLLDHLSVMYRDASVTNSTEASVMGLTCYLTYQMNKPIHIAGVALPPAAQPSETPTGSAPPPPVVKTTVLIAALAAAAVTLFSVGV; from the coding sequence ATGGATTCAGCTcgcctcctcctgctcatcGCCGTCGCCTCGCTCGGTGGTGCAGCGGCAGCTGATGACCACCTGGTATTCTCGAACTACACCTGCTCGGCCCCGGGGAACTACACCTCCAACAGCCCCTACGCGAGGAACCTCGCCAGGCTCCTCGCCCCGTTGTCGCGCCCTGCCGCCGTCGACAACTGGTTGTTCCATCAAATCACCGTCTACGGCACGACTACGCCCGATGACCAGGCGTCCGGCCTCGCCATGTGCTTCGCCGACTCCGCCCCCGACCGGTGCCGGACCTGCCTCGCCACCGTGAGCTCCGCCCACGCCCTGTTCCCCGCGTGCGACCACAGCCGGAACGTCAGCTTCATCAGCTCCGACGGCTGCGTCATCCGctacgccgccggcggcgtcacGCCCTTCTtcgtctcctccgccgccgacgacgcctCCGGCGCCCGGCTTGTCCTGCGCTCGCGTACGCAGGCCGCCGACGCTGCCGCCATGAGGGACGCGCGGCGGGTGCTGCTGAGCCGGCTCGCGGagagcgccgccggcgacgacgaccggcGGTTCGCCGCCGGGAACCAGGGGTACAtggacgccgccggccggggaaCCTGGCAGGTGATATACGGGATGGCGCAGTGCACCAGGGACCTGCCGCCGGCCGAGTGCTCCGGCTGCCTTCTGGATCACCTCAGCGTCATGTACAGGGACGCGAGCGTCACCAACAGCACGGAGGCCTCCGTCATGGGGCTCACCTGCTACCTCACATACCAGATGAACAAGCCCATCCACATCGCCGGAGTGGCTCTGCCGCCAGCGGCGCAGCCGAGTGAGACCCCGACAGGGtccgcgcctcctccgccggtcGTCAAGACGACTGTGCTGATCGCCGCtctggctgcagctgctgtcACGCTCTTCAGTGTTGGTGTTTAA
- the LOC101761341 gene encoding zinc finger protein ZAT11 translates to MKRGRDDAIAAMGDDNNDRYPLGEEDEDGVEEEDRHQQRAACDVLLSLSCGSSSGSSSTSGEEEAAGTAAVPPLNKRLRRRRRGRDDAFECRTCGRKFMTFQALGGHRSSHLRRPPATKLRPKEVAVHACGTCGLGFSTGQALGGHMRRHRGPTTTEDDFGYVGLPQIIMQQDRPSSASLPLLNLFV, encoded by the coding sequence ATGAAGCGTGGCAGAGATgacgccatcgccgccatgGGAGATGACAACAACGACAGGTACCCTCTCGgagaagaagacgaagatggCGTTGAAGAAGAAGACCGCCACCAGCAGCGAGCGGCATGCGACGTTCTGCTCTCTCTGTCGTGCGGCTCATCatccggcagcagcagcaccagcggcgaggaagaagctgcaggcacggcggcggtgccgcCACTTAATAAGCGccttcgtcggcgccgccgagggCGCGACGACGCTTTCGAGTGCCGGACGTGCGGACGGAAGTTCATGACGTTCCAGGCGCTCGGCGGCCACCGGAGCAGCCACCtcaggcggccgccggcgacgaagcTCCGGCCAAAGGAGGTGGCCGTCCACGCGTGCGGCACCTGTGGGCTGGGCTTCTCGACGGGCCAGGCCCTTGGCGGCCACATGAGGAGGCACCGCGGGCCTACTACTACGGAGGATGATTTTGGCTATGTGGGCCTTCCACAGATCATCATGCAACAAGACAGGCCCAGTTCGGCCTCCTTGCCGCTTCTCAACCTGTTCGTGTAG
- the LOC101756587 gene encoding zinc finger protein ZAT12, with protein sequence MDNVATATARNSTADGTNRRLLLLLSLSPASKVIAKQAVGKQNHRARSGLDGGGGASFRCRTCGRCFATFQALGGHRTSHSRPRVRADGLDLLLGARPGRKGAAASDVHRCNTCGMVFPTGQALGGHMRRHRAAFEVAVLETMQATTTVSGLSEEEDDDDARHVSSTLIQFI encoded by the coding sequence ATGGACAACGTGGCAACAGCGACAGCAAGAAACTCGACGGCCGATGGCACgaaccgccgcctcctcctgctgctctcGCTGTCGCCGGCGAGCAAGGTGATCGCCAAGCAGGCCGTCGGCAAGCAGAACCACCGGGCACGCAGCGGGctagacggcggcggcggcgcgtcgttCCGGTGCCGCACCTGCGGGCGCTGCTTCGCCACGTTCCAGGCGCTCGGCGGCCACCGGACCAGCCACAGCCGGCCGCGGGTGCGCGCCGACGGCCTTGACCTCCTGCTCGGCGCGAGGCCCGGCCGcaagggcgccgccgccagcgatGTCCACCGGTGCAACACCTGCGGCATGGTGTTCCCCACGGGGCAGGCGCTCGGCGGCCACATGCGCCGGCACAGGGCGGCGTTCGAGGTCGCCGTGCTGGAGACGAtgcaggcgacgacgacggtgtcTGGGTtgtcggaagaagaagatgacgacgacgcGAGACACGTGTCGAGTACCTTAATCCAGTTCATATGA
- the LOC101762143 gene encoding patatin-like protein 2 yields the protein MSLDADCDLASLPLQRHKIESLDARSEYQKQQDGELRILCIDGGGIRGLIPAKILEYLEHELQRIDGSTARLADYFDYIVGTSTGALVTTMLAAPNKDNRPLCTASEIINLYLEEGAGIFRNDDKATWTQVVLEAVLLYIKYYDGDNETLRSLHDMLNLGMAIEPLLRPILDALIHAKGPTAAATANGGGLQQLAAAPHDPDAVSNGVESDEAPPASMEDYIQEHAGAILQALCHAQGLALDSSPFQEGIKEFAEGLRRTLLNPDFVRYALLRPKYDGEGLRKVVRGKLGDRELKETVTNVVVPTFDIKRNKPVVFSTSKARQDRVMNPYLSDICIAATAAPTFFPAHKFNILSILPLNFQEFNLIDAGVFANNPTTVAMNEVWRMIDRGEDLPVEGISAMDCSKLRILSVGTGVVNHSYTADECNWWGLLPWVYNVRNKTQPLIDTLMYATGSLVDYNVALLFKSQGYENNYLRIQEDQLDPALGGMDDTSSMKKLIDVGENLLDRQVYRTDCETREYQPVKGAGTNKEALTKLAEQLVAERRRRGAAAPMLLKVTEITTVVEPRPKRLKPTYVVQ from the exons ATGAGCCTCGACGCGGACTGCGACCTGGCCTCCCTCCCACTCCAACGCCACAAGATCGAATCACTCGATG CCAGGTCAGAATACCAGAAGCAACAAGATGGGGAGCTGAGGATCCTCTGCATCGACGGTGGTGGCATCCGCGGCCTCATCCCGGCCAAGATCCTGGAGTACCTCGAACACGAGCTCCAGAGGATTGATGGGTCGACGGCAAGGCTTgccgactacttcgactacatcGTGGGCACCAGCACCGGCGCCCTCGTCACCACCATGCTGGCCGCCCCCAACAAGGACAACCGCCCACTCTGCACGGCCAGCGAGATCATCAACCTCTACCTCGAAGAGGGTGCCGGAATCTTCAGAAACGATGACAAGGC GACATGGACTCAGGTGGTGCTGGAGGCCGTGCTCCTCTACATTAAGTACTACGATGGCGACAACGAGACCCTGCGGTCCTTGCACGACATGCTCAACCTCGGGATGGCCATCGAGCCCTTGCTCCGCCCCATCCTCGACGCGCTGATCCACGCTAAGGGCCCTACTGCTGCTGCCACTGCCAACGGTGGCGGCCTGCAGCAGCTAGCCGCAGCACCCCATGACCCTGATGCAGTGAGCAACGGCGTCGAGTCCGATgaggcgccgccggcgtcgatGGAGGACTACATCCAGGAACATGCTGGAGCCATCCTGCAGGCGCTGTGCCATGCGCAGGGTCTGGCTCTGGACTCGTCGCCGTTCCAGGAGGGCATCAAGGAGTTTGCGGAGGGCCTGCGCAGGACGCTGCTCAACCCGGATTTCGTCAGGTACGCGCTGCTCCGCCCCAAGTACGACGGCGAGGGGCTCCGCAAGGTGGTCAGAGGGAAACTCGGCGACCGCGAGCTTAAGGAAACCGTCACCAACGTCGTCGTGCCCACGTTCGACATCAAGCGCAATAAGCCCGTGGTCTTCTCCACCTCAAAG GCGCGACAGGATCGGGTGATGAACCCCTACCTCTCGGACATTTGCATCGCCGCAACTGCCGCGCCAACATTCTTCCCTGCCcacaagttcaacattttaagCATATTGCCACTAAATTTCCAGGAGTTTAACCTAATTGACGCCGGCGTCTTCGCGAACAATCCG ACCACGGTGGCGATGAACGAGGTTTGGAGGATGATCGACAGGGGCGAGGACCTGCCGGTGGAGGGAATATCGGCCATGGACTGCAGCAAGCTGCGCATCCTCTCCGTCGGCACCGGCGTGGTGAACCACTCCTACACGGCCGACGAGTGCAACTGGTGGGGTCTCCTCCCGTGGGTGTACAACGTCCGCAACAAGACCCAGCCGCTGATCGACACGCTCATGTACGCCACCGGCTCCCTCGTCGACTACAACGTCGCCCTGCTCTTCAAGTCCCAGGGCTACGAGAACAACTACTTGCGCATCCAGGAGGATCAGCTGGACCCTGCTCTTGGAGGCATGGACGACACCAGCAGCATGAAGAAGCTCATCGATGTCGGGGAGAACCTCCTGGACAGGCAGGTCTACCGGACGGACTGCGAGACGAGGGAGTACCAGCCGGTGAAGGGCGCGGGGACCAATAAGGAGGCGCTCACCAAGCTCGCCGAGCAGCTGGTCGCCGAGAGGCGCCGAAGGGGGGCTGCGGCGCCGATGTTGCTGAAAGTTACCGAGATTACCACCGTCGTCGAGCCAAGGCCCAAAAGGCTCAAGCCTACCTACGTCGTGCAGTAA
- the LOC101757927 gene encoding probable carboxylesterase 12 produces MIRSRPTLFSRARTHQAGAQIPVSIHGHKTSLLSNKAHLLAAAAGRRSIPSRRLVAGPALAMDPASSEEIIIDSRYFRIYGDRRIDRLVGTTTVPPGFDAATGVTSRDVTIDADTGLYVRLYLPADTSSKQQNDKKLPLLVYFHGGAFVTQSAAAPAYQPFLSTLAARAGLLVVSVNYRLAPEHPFPAGYEDSLRALEWAVAGGGGDPWLSRHGDLGRVFLAGESAGGNIAHNVAMMAAAGEAAAAVEGAAVLHALFSGREPVDGELPMWVESLGKLWAVVCPEAAEGTDDPRMNPAAAPANLRRMPCRRVLVCAAEKDFGAPRCRAYYEALKASGWGGEVEWFESKGEDHVFFLAKPADDDVVAELMDRLVAFFTATGGN; encoded by the coding sequence ATGATCAGGTCCAGACCTACATTGTTCTCCCGAGCGAGGACGCATCAGGCCGGAGCTCAGATTCCTGTTTCCATCCATGGACACAAGACCAGCTTATTGAGCAACAAGGCACATCTACTAGCTGCAGCAGCTGGCCGCCGGTCGATTCCTTCCAGGAGGCTAGTAGCAGGTCCGGCGCTGGCCATGGATCCGGCGAGCTCCGAAGAAATCATCATCGACAGTCGCTACTTCCGCATCTACGGCGACCGCCGCATCGACCGCCTGGTCGGCACCACCACCGTGCCGCCGGGCttcgacgccgccaccggcgtcaCGTCCAGGGACGTCACCATCGACGCCGACACCGGCCTCTACGTCCGCCTCTACCTCCCGGCGGACACGTCGTCCAAGCAGCAGAACGACAAGAAGCTCCCCTTGCTCGTCTACTTCCACGGCGGCGCGTTCGTGACGCAgtcggcggcggccccggcgtACCAGCCGTTCCTCAGCACCCTGGCGGCTCGGGCAGGCCTGCTCGTCGTCTCCGTCAACTACCGCCTCGCGCCGGAGCACCCGTTCCCCGCCGGGTATGAGGACTCCCTCCGCGCGCTCGAGTgggcggtcgccggcggcggcggggaccccTGGCTGTCGCGGCACGGCGACCTCGGCCGCGTCTTCCTGGCCGGCGAGAGCGCCGGCGGGAACATCGCCCACAACGTCGCGATGAtggccgcggccggcgaggcggcggcggcggtcgaggGCGCGGCGGTGCTCCACGCGTTGTTCAGCGGGAGGGAGCCCGTCGACGGAGAGCTGCCGATGTGGGTGGAGTCGTTGGGGAAGCTGTGGGCGGTCGTGTgcccggaggcggcggaggggacggaCGACCCGCGGATGaaccccgcggccgcgccggcgaacCTGCGGAGGATGCCGTGCCGGAGGGTGCTGGTGTGCGCGGCGGAGAAGGACTTTGGGGCGCCCAGGTGCAGGGCGTACTACGAGGCGCTCAAGGCGAGCGGGTGGGGCGGCGAGGTCGAGTGGTTCGAGTCCAAGGGCGAGGACCACGTCTTCTTCCTCGCCAAGCCTGCCGACGATGATGTCGTGGCGGAGCTCATGGACCGCCTCGTCGCATTCTTCACTGCTACTGGCGGGAACTGA
- the LOC101757004 gene encoding transcription initiation factor TFIID subunit 15, whose amino-acid sequence MAGYMSRGPPNSSVYVCNLPPGTDETMLAEYFGTIGLLKKDKRTGRPKIWIYRDKVTNEPKGDATVTYEDPHAASAAVDWFNNKDFHGSIIQVHIAESKSKDTFDSSTNLAITADLGRQDLDNGVGRGRGSGDGPGKAWQQDGDWMCPNTSCGNVNFAFRGVCNRCGAARPAGVGGATGGGVGRGRGRGSTDARGSSRAGAAAAVGGPPGLFGPNDWTCPMCGNINWAKRPKCNICNTSKPGTNEGGVRGGRGGGYKELDEEELEEVKKRRKEAEEDDGEIYDEFGNLKKKFRAKAQHTESAQTLPGSGRAGWEVEQRGSSEREGRERSRDRGRDDYDRGDHGRERLRSRSRDRDRERGRDRGRDHHHESRDCDRHRRHR is encoded by the exons ATGGCTGGATATATGTCAAGAGGGCCCCCAAACAGTTCAGTTTATGTGTGCAACCTGCCTCCTGGAACTGATGAGACTATGCTGGCTGAATATTTTGGCACCATAGGGTTGCTAAAG AAGGACAAAAGGACTGGGCGTCCAAAAATTTGGATATATAGAGACAAGGTTACCAATGAACCAAAGGGTGATGCAACAGTTACCTATGAGGACCCACATGCTGCTTCAGCTGCTGTGGACTGGTTCAATAACAAAGATTTCCATGGAAGTATTATCCAAGTTCACATAGCTGAGTCAAAAAGTAAAGATACATTCGATAGCTCCACGAACTTGGCCATCACTGCTGACTTAGGTAGACAAGACTTGGATAATGGGGTTGGCAGAGGTAGAGGATCCGGTGATGGTCCAGGAAAGGCTTGGCAGCAAGATGGGGATTGGATGTGTCCAAATACCAG CTGTGGCAATGTAAACTTTGCCTTTCGTGGTGTTTGTAATCGTTGTGGAGCTGCTCGCCCTGCTGGTGTTGGTGGAGCtactggtggtggtgttggcagGGGTAGAGGTCGTGGTAGCACTGATGCAAGAGGAAGCAGCCGtgctggcgctgctgctgctgttggtgGTCCACCTGGATTGTTTGGTCCAAATGACTGGACATGTCCAAT GTGTGGCAACATAAATTGGGCTAAGCGGCCAAAATGTAACATATGTAACACTTCCAAGCCTGGTACGAATGAAGGCGGTGTAAG gggtggccgtggtggtgggtACAAAGAGCTTGATGAAGAAGAACTAGAGGAAGTTAAAAAGCGTCGGAAAGAGGCTGAGGAG GATGATGGAGAGATATATGATGAGTTTGGCAACCTCAAAAAGAAATTCCGTGCTAAAGCACAGCATACTGAAAGTGCACAGACTCTTCCTGGATCCGGACGTGCTGGATGGGAAGTTGAGCAGCGAG GTTCCAGTGAAAGGGAAGGCAGGGAGAGGAGCAGGGATCGTGGTAGGGACGACTATGACAGAGGTGATCATGGAAGGGAGCGGCTCCGCAGCCGGAGCAGAGACCGCGATAGGGAAAGAGGGAGGGACAGGGGAAGAGACCATCACCATGAGAGTCGGGACTGTGACCGTCATCGCCGCCACAGGTGA